The following nucleotide sequence is from Pseudonocardia sp. C8.
TGCGCACCGAGTTCGAGGCGCTGCAGGGCCTCGCCCCCCGCCAGCGGGACGACCGGGCGGCCCGGGCCGAGTCCGGCCCCCGGATCGAGGCCGTGGAGGCGCTGCCCCAGGGCGGCGCCGAGGCGATCCGGCGCTACCTGGACTTCCTGGACAACGGCGGCCGCAGCCGCTCCTACTTCAAGCCCCCGGAGCAGAAGGACGCCGAGCCGCTGCTGCGCGCGTTCCGGACCGACGGCGAGGTGCCGCAGACCTACGACGAGGTCCTCGCGGTCGCCCACCACCTGCACCTGGCCCAACGGGACGACGAGATCGCCCGCCTCTGCTCGGTGCTCGGCCTGCCGGTCCCGCGGTCCGAGCACGAGCTGCCCGCGCTGATCGACTCGCTGGACCGGGTCGCCGCGGCGGCGCGGTCGGTGGCCGGGCTGCGGCACGACGTGCTGTTCCTGCAGCACGACTCGCCGGTGTCGGTGCCCGACCTGGACGCGACCGAGCGGGTCGCCCGGGCGATCGTCGACTACGACGAGCACGGTGACCCGGCGGAGGCCGCCGACGAGCTCGAGCGGCTGGCGGCGGCGTGCGAGTCGTCCGTGCCGTTCGGTGCCGCGGGGCCGGAGCACACCGCGGCGGTCGCGGCCCTGCGGGCACACGACCCGGAGGCCTACGCCGGCGCGCTCGACGAGCTCGGCCGGGCCCGCCGCGAGGTGGCCGACCGCGCGGAGCTCGAGCGGCTCCTCGGCGAGCTGGCCCGGAACCACCCGGACCTGGCGCGGGCCTGGTCCGAGGACGCCGCGCGCGGCGTCCCGGGGTTCGGGCTGCTGCGGGTGATCGGGAGCGACGCCCTGCTGTCCGCGCTGCCGCCCGCCGACGCCGCGGACCTCGTCGTCGTCGTGGGCGCCGGGGCGCTGCAGGCCGACGCCCTGCTGCTGACCGCGGCCGCGCCGCGGATGGTGGCCGTCGTCGGGGACGAGCCGCGGGCCGCGTCGTCCGGGACGACGCTGATCGAGGTGCTGAACCAGGCGTCGGCCCGCTTCCTGCGCGGCACCGGCCTCCCGGAGAGCGTTCCGGAGAGCACGGGCCCGGACACCACCGCCGCCGAGCCCGCCGCCGAACCGGTGGTGCCCCCGGAGACCCCGGTCCCGGCCCAGGCCGGCCCGGTGGACGAGCCCGCACCCCCGGCGGCGCCCGCCACGTCCGGAGAAGCCACGTCCGCAGAACCCGCCGCGCCCGCGGTCCCCGCGCCGCGGACCGCGTCACCGGCCGCCGGCGAGGACGTCGACCGCCGCCCGGCGGCACCGTCGGCGATGGCTCCCGCCCGCGGCGCCCGCGAGAAGTAGGGCCGGGCTCAGCCGGAGCCCACCGCCCGGATGCCGTCCGCCACCCGTTCCAGCAGCACGAACGGGTCCTCGGCGGGCGGTGTCACGCGTTCCCACCGCGCGCCCGACTCGGGGGCGGCCGGGACGTAGAGCGTCCAGATGCCCTGGTCCGGATCGTCGGCGCGCAGCTGCGCCAGCGGCGTCGACGACCAGGCCGCGCCCAGCTCCGGGAACGACGGCGGGCGCCGGTCGAGGATCGTGACGGTGCGCCCGGCGGTCGTGTAGCCGATCCGGCGCCGGTCGCGTTCGGCTTCGGGCACGAGCTCCGCGCACCACGTCGCGAGCCGCTCGCGCACCTGCTCCGGGACTCCCATGCCGCGAGATGGTCCCGGATCCGGCCTGCCCCGCCAAGCCCGCAACGGGCTAACGTCGCGGCCATGGCAGAGCACGAGGTGAGCCGGTTCGGGCACGTCGATCTCGACGGGCTCCCGCCGGACCTGGCGGAGCGCATCGGGGCAATCGCCGAGAAGTCCGGGTTCGTCCCGAACGTCTTCCGGGCGCTCGGTCGCCGGCCCCGCGAGCTGCGGGCGTTCCTGGACTACCACGACGCGCTGATGGACTCCGACGACGGGCTGTCCAAGGCCGAGCGGGAGCTCGTCGTCGTCGCCACCTCGGGGGCGAACCACTGCACCTACTGCGTCGTCGCGCACGGCGCGATCCTGCGGATCCGGTACAAGGACCCGGAGATCGCCGAGAAGGTCGCCACGAACCCGTACGCGGTGGAGCTGTCGGAGCGCGAGCGGGCGATCGTCGATCTCGCCCTGCTGGTCGCCCGGCAGTCCGAGGCGCTGACCGAGGCCGACCTCGACGACGCCCGGGCCGCGGGCCTGACCGACGACGAGATCTGGGACGTCGGCGCGATCACCGCGCTGTTCGCGATGTCGAACCGGCTCGCGCACCTGACCGCGCTGCGACCCAACCCGGAGTTCTTCCTGATGGGCCGGCAGGCCCGGTAGCGGATCGCGTCCGACCTGCCCACCGACGGGGAACTCCCTGCCGGACCGGGTGCGTTCCCCTACCGTGGGTCCTTGCGACTCACGAGCTGCGGCTCACCGAGAAGCCGCGCACGTCACGGAGGTCCTCGACATGGCACACCTGTTCCGCCGGCTCACCGTCCTCGCCGGGGCGGTCGAGGCGGCCCGCCGCTACGCCAGGTCCAACCCGGACAAGGCCGGGAAGGTCCTGGACTCCGCCGCCCAGTTCGTCGACAAGCAGACGAAGGGCAAGTACACGAACCAGATCAGCGGTGCGGCCCGCAAGGCGAAGGACGCGGCCGGGATCCCCCAGCCCGGCTACGGCTACGGCACCCCCGGCACCACCCCGCCCACCCCCGGCCCGGCGACGGGCACCCCGCGGGGCGACGGCGGTCCGACCACGCCGAACACGCAGCAGCCGCCGGCGTTCCCGCCACCCCCGGGGACCCAGCAGGGCTCCTGAGGTCCCCGCCCGGCCCCGGTCCACGACCGGGCGCCGGGCGTCGCGTGTGGACACCGCGGCACTCGGCTGTCCGACCGCACGCCGGCGTGCCAGGATCGGCGTCGACGCACCGACGCGTCCCTGGCCCGCCCACCCGTGCGGGTCACGGCGGGACAACGCCCCGCGACCGCCACCCGGTCCGGGCGACACCGAGGAGGTACGCCGTGGACAAGCCGCAGGCATGGGTACCGACCGACCCGCGGTCGCGCCCCAGCCAGTCCCAGGTCGTCGCCGGCCTCAAGGGGGTGGACGCGGGAGGGCCCGAGCTCGTCCAGCTGCTGACCCCCGAGGGCGAGCGGGTCCCGGACGAGCGGTTCGACCGCTACGCCGACGTGTCCCTCGACGAGCTGAAGTCGCTGTACCGCGACCTGGTCCTGGTCCGCCGGGCCGACCGCGAGGGCAACTCGCTGCAGCGGCAGGGCGAGCTGGGCATCTGGGTGCCGCTGCTCGGGCAGGAGGCCGCCCAGGTCGGGTCCGGGCGTGCGCTGCGCCCCACCGACATGTGCTTCCCCAGCTACCGCGAGCACGGGGTCGCCTGGTGCCGCGGCGTCGACCCCGCCGAGCTGCTCGGGATCTTCCGCGGCACCGACCACGGGTCGTGGGACTTCACCGGGAAGCGGTTCCACCCGTACACGATCGTCATCGGCAACCAGTGCCTGAACGCGGCCGGCTACGCGATGGGGCAGCGCTTCGAGTCCAAGGTGGGCGACCCGGACACCGGCGAGGCCACCATCTGCTACTTCGGTGACGGCGCGACCAGCCAGGGCGACGTCCACGAGGGCTTCGTGTGGGCCGCTGCGTACGACGCGCCGCTGGTGTTCTTCTGCCAGAACAACCAGTGGGCGATCTCGGTGCCGCTGAACCGGCAGACCCGCGTTCCGCTCTACCAGCGGGCCCGCGGTTACGGCTTCCCCGGCGTCCGGGTGGACGGCAACGACGTGCTGGCCTGCCTGGCCGTCACCCGCTGGGCGCTCGAGGAGTGCCGGACCGGCAACGGGCCGGTCCTGATCGAGGCGTTCACCTACCGGATGGACGCCCACACCACCTCGGACGACGCCACCCGCTACCGGCTCGCCGGCGAGGTCGAGCTGTGGAAGCTGAAGGACCCGATCGAGCGGGTGCGGGTGCACCTCGCCCGGCGGCACGGCGTCGAGCCCGAGTTCTTCGACGGCGTGGAGGCCGAGGCGAACGAGCTCGGTGAGCGGTTGCGGGCGTTCTGCCGGGCGATGGCGCAGCCCGGCCCGGAACGGATGTTCTCCGAGGTCTACGCGGACCCGTCACCGCAGGTCGAGGCCGAGCGGGCGGAGTACCTCGCCTACCACGCGTCCTTCGTCGACGGGGAGGGCTGAGCCATGGCGACCACGCTGGCCAAGGCGCTCAACGACGGCCTGCGGGCCGCGATGGAGCGTGACCCGAAGGTCCTGGTCATGGGCGAGGACGTCGGTAGGCTCGGCGGCGTCTTCCGGATCACCGACGGGCTCCAGAAGGACTTCGGCGAGCAGCGCGTGCTGGACACGCCGCTGTCCGAGTCCGGGATCATCGGCGCCGCCGTCGGGCTGGCGGTGCGCGGCTTCCGGCCGGTCTGCGAGATCCAGTTCGACGGGTTCGTGTTCCCCGGCTTCGACCAGATCGTGTCCCAGCTGGCGAAGCTGCGGTACCGGACCCAGGGCGCGGTGCCGGTGCCGGTCGTCGTCCGGATCCCGTTCGGCGGCGGGATCGGCGCGGTCGAGCACCACTCCGAGTCCCCGGAGTCGCTGTTCGCGCACGTCGCCGGGTTGAAGGTGGTGGCGTGCTCGAACCCGGCCGACGCCTACTGGATGATCCAGCAGGCGATCCTCACCGACGACCCGGTGATCTTCTTCGAGCCGAAGCGGCGGTACTGGGAGAAGGGCGAGGTCGAGGCCGACCTGGATGCGGCGCCGCCGCTGCACAGCGCGCGGGTGGTGCGGGCGGGCTCGACGCTGACCGTCGCGACCTACGGCCCGATGGTGAAGACCTGCCTGGACGCGGCCACCGCGGCCGCCGAGGACGGTCACGAGCTCGAGGTCGTCGACCTGCGCTCGCTGTCCCCGCTGGATCTCGAGCCGGTCGCCGAGTCGGTGCGCCGCACCGGGCACCTGGTCGTGGTGTCCGAGGCGCCGTCCGAGGCGTCGATCACCGCCGAGGTCGCGGCGCGGATCCAGCAGGAGTGCTTCTTCTCCCTCGAGGCGCCGGTGCTGCGGGTGACCGGGTTCGACACCCCGTACCCGCCGTCCCGGCTCGAGGACGACTACCTGCCCGACCTGGACCGGGTGCTGGACGCCGTCGACCGATCACTGGCCTGGTGAGGACCTGTCAACATGCGTGAACTGTTCAAGCTGCCCGACGTGGGCGAGGGGCTGACCGAGGCCGAGATCGTCGCGTGGCGGGTGGGGCCGGGCGACACGGTCGCGGTCAACGACGTGATCGTCGAGATCGAGACGGCGAAGGCGGCGGTGGAGCTCCCCTCGCCGTGGGCCGGGACGGTCGGTGAGCTGCTGGCCGAGCCGGGCTCCACCGTCGAGGTCGGGACCCCGATCATCGCGATCGACACCGCCGGCTCCGGTGGTGGGGCGGCCGGCGAGGACGGCGGCGCGAAGATCGGTGAGGCCGGCAAGGACGGGCGGATCGCCACCCTCGTCGGCTACGGGCCCCGGCAGGGCCCGGTGAAGCGGAGGCCGCGTCGCGGGACGGCGGCCGGCGGCGGTGACGCCCCGGCGGCGCACGGTGCGACCGGCCCGTCCGGGGCGACCGGGTCGCCTGCGGGGACCGGCGCGGA
It contains:
- a CDS encoding thiamine pyrophosphate-dependent dehydrogenase E1 component subunit alpha; this translates as MDKPQAWVPTDPRSRPSQSQVVAGLKGVDAGGPELVQLLTPEGERVPDERFDRYADVSLDELKSLYRDLVLVRRADREGNSLQRQGELGIWVPLLGQEAAQVGSGRALRPTDMCFPSYREHGVAWCRGVDPAELLGIFRGTDHGSWDFTGKRFHPYTIVIGNQCLNAAGYAMGQRFESKVGDPDTGEATICYFGDGATSQGDVHEGFVWAAAYDAPLVFFCQNNQWAISVPLNRQTRVPLYQRARGYGFPGVRVDGNDVLACLAVTRWALEECRTGNGPVLIEAFTYRMDAHTTSDDATRYRLAGEVELWKLKDPIERVRVHLARRHGVEPEFFDGVEAEANELGERLRAFCRAMAQPGPERMFSEVYADPSPQVEAERAEYLAYHASFVDGEG
- a CDS encoding alpha-ketoacid dehydrogenase subunit beta, with the protein product MATTLAKALNDGLRAAMERDPKVLVMGEDVGRLGGVFRITDGLQKDFGEQRVLDTPLSESGIIGAAVGLAVRGFRPVCEIQFDGFVFPGFDQIVSQLAKLRYRTQGAVPVPVVVRIPFGGGIGAVEHHSESPESLFAHVAGLKVVACSNPADAYWMIQQAILTDDPVIFFEPKRRYWEKGEVEADLDAAPPLHSARVVRAGSTLTVATYGPMVKTCLDAATAAAEDGHELEVVDLRSLSPLDLEPVAESVRRTGHLVVVSEAPSEASITAEVAARIQQECFFSLEAPVLRVTGFDTPYPPSRLEDDYLPDLDRVLDAVDRSLAW
- a CDS encoding antitoxin, whose translation is MAHLFRRLTVLAGAVEAARRYARSNPDKAGKVLDSAAQFVDKQTKGKYTNQISGAARKAKDAAGIPQPGYGYGTPGTTPPTPGPATGTPRGDGGPTTPNTQQPPAFPPPPGTQQGS
- a CDS encoding peroxidase-related enzyme (This protein belongs to a clade of uncharacterized proteins related to peroxidases such as the alkylhydroperoxidase AhpD.) — encoded protein: MAEHEVSRFGHVDLDGLPPDLAERIGAIAEKSGFVPNVFRALGRRPRELRAFLDYHDALMDSDDGLSKAERELVVVATSGANHCTYCVVAHGAILRIRYKDPEIAEKVATNPYAVELSERERAIVDLALLVARQSEALTEADLDDARAAGLTDDEIWDVGAITALFAMSNRLAHLTALRPNPEFFLMGRQAR